The following are encoded together in the Panicum virgatum strain AP13 chromosome 6K, P.virgatum_v5, whole genome shotgun sequence genome:
- the LOC120713761 gene encoding carboxylesterase 1-like — MGDIAAACDAPPAPQMTKESNLFMRIAVHPDGTVTRPEVLLLPPSSSSSSACAVLSRDVPLDASLGTYLRLFLPDPAPPRRLPVVLYFHGGGFVLFSPATAFYHAHCQAMAAALPGLVASLHYRLAPERRLPAAYDDAASALAWFRAADDPWVAAHGDLSRCYLMGSSSGGNMAFFAGLRASRALDLSPAAVPVRVRGLLLHQPYLGGVARTPSEARSEDDAMLPLEANDKLWSLALPEGADRDHEFCNPVKAMPPEVLAGLPRCLVTGNRDDPLIDRQREFARWLRDQGGVEVVVKTDHAGSHASELFVPERAEELFAAMREFVFA, encoded by the coding sequence ATGGgcgacatcgccgccgcctgcgacgCCCCACCGGCCCCGCAGATGACCAAGGAGAGCAACCTCTTCATGCGGATCGCCGTCCACCCGGACGGCACCGTCACGCGCCCCGAGGTCCTGCTCctcccgccctcctcctcctcctcctccgcctgcgCCGTCCTCTCCCGCGACGTGCCGCTCGACGCCTCGCTCGGCACGTACCTCCGCCTCTTCCTCCCGGAcccggccccgccccgccggcTCCCCGTCGTGCTCTacttccacggcggcggcttcgtCCTCTTCtcccccgccaccgccttctACCACGCCCACTGCcaggccatggccgccgcgctgccCGGCCTCGTCGCCTCCCTCCACTACCGCCTCGCGCCCgagcgccgcctccccgccgcctacgacgacgccgcctccgccctcgcCTGGTTCCGCGCCGCGGACGACCCCTGGGTCGCCGCGCACGGGGACCTCTCCCGCTGCTACCTCATGGGCAGCAGCTCCGGCGGGAACATGGCCTTCTTCGCGGGGCTCCGGGCCAGTAGGGCCCTCGAcctctcccccgccgccgtgcccgtgcGGGTGCGCGGGCTCCTGCTCCACCAGCCCTACCTCGGCGGCGTCGCCCGCACGCCGTCCGAGGCCCGCTCCGAGGACGACGCCATGCTGCCGCTGGAGGCCAACGACAAGCTCTGGAGCCTCGCGCTGCCGGAGGGCGCCGACCGGGACCACGAGTTCTGCAACCCGGTCAAAGCCATGCCGCCGGAGGTCCTCGCCGGCCTGCCGCGGTGCCTCGTCACCGGGAACCGCGACGACCCGCTGATCGACAGGCAGAGGGAGTTCGCGCGCTGGCTGAGGGACCAGGGCGGCGTCGAGGTCGTCGTCAAGACGGACCACGCGGGGTCCCACGCCTCGGAGCTCTTCGTGCCGGAGAGGGCCGAGGAGCTCTTCGCCGCCATGCGCGAGTTCGTGTTCGCGTGA